Sequence from the Pseudomonas sp. LS.1a genome:
ACAGCCAGGTCCTGGATGAAGCTGATGGCATGCATGGCGTGATACTCCTTTTTCTCGTCCGTTGCTGGATGCCTGGGCAGACCGCTCCTCTGCCAAGGCAACCCTGAGCGAGCAGCAAGTACATACTGTTTTGAATGCAGGAAAGGCCCATGTTGCATGGGCGTAGTCAGGTTAACATCGCACCCCGCCGCAAAAAGGCGGTGCAATATGCAGAAACAGATCGGCTGGAAAAGCGCCGCTGATGGCATGATCGGCGTGACGATGGAGCGTCAGCCAACGTCCCGTATCAGGAAGGCAAATTCAAAAGAGGGGAACAGAAGTGTCTGCAGATAATACCCCCCATTCGCCCGATTCAGCGCAACCTCACCGTGAGCACACTATGGAACCTGGAAACGCCCAGCTGAGCATGACCGTCCTGATGACCCCGGACATGGCCAACTTTTCTGGCAACGTACATGGCGGCACCCTGCTCAAGTACCTCGACGAAGTGGCCTATGCGTGCGCCAGCCGCTATGCCGGCAGTTATGTGGTCACCTTGTCGGTCGACCAGGTGATCTTCCGCGAGCCGGTGCACGTGGGCGAACTGGTGACCTTCCTGGCGTCGGTCAACTACACCGGCAACACCTCGATGGAGGTAGGCATCAAGGTGGTGACCGAGAACATCCGCGAGCGCTCGGTACGCCATTCCAACAGCTGCTTCTTCACCATGGTCGCGGTCGACGACAACCGTCGCCCGGTGCCGGTGCCGCCACGCCAGCCGCAAAGCAGCGAAGAAAAGCGCCGCTTCCTGCAGGGCCAGCAGCGCCGACAGATCCGCCAGGAACTGGAAAAGCGCTACCAGGACCTGAAAACCGACGCCATTTAAAGCGCCAGCAGCTGTGCCTCGAAGCGCACCCGTGGGTGCGCGATGCGGTCCTGGGCCCGCACCAGTTGCAGCTCGTAGCTGGCGCAGGCCTGGGTTTCCAGCAGCACTTCGTGCACGGCTGCAGCGGTGAACTCGAACGCCTGCACCCAGCTGTCGCCGAGCAGCACGCGGGCCAGGAACAGGCCTGAGGTCAGGTCACCCACCCCCACCGGCTGCCGTGGGAACGCCAGCAGCGGGCGACGCAGGTGCCAGCTGTGCTCGGCAGTCACCAGCAGCATCTCGAACTGGTCCTCGGCACGCCCGGGGTAAGCCAGGTGCTTGACCAGCACCACCTGCGGCCCGCGCTGCAGCAGGCTACGGGCCATGTTCACACAGTCCTCCAGCGACTGCGCCCGGCGCCCACAGAAGCTGTCCAGCTCCAGCTGGTTGGGGCACAGGATGTCAGCCGTGGCGGCCGCCTCGTCGAGCAGGAACTCGCTGACTTCCGCTGGCACGATGCAGCCCTTCTCCGGGTGCCCCATGACCGGGTCGCACAGGTACAAGGCCTTTGGGTTTACTGCCTTGATCCGCTCGACGCCGGCCAGAATCGCCCGCCCTTGTTCGGCACTGCCCAGGTAGCCGGACAGCACCGCGTCGCAGTGGCCCAGCTCGCCGATGTTGGAAATGCCTTCCACCAACGCAGGAATTTGCGCCGGGGCAAGCACTTCACCCGCCCACTGGCCATACTGTGTGTGATTGGAGAACTGCACGGTATTGAGCGGCCACACATTGACCCCGATACGCTGCATGGGAAACACCGCGGCGCTGTTGCCGGCGTGGCCGAACACCACATGGGACTGGATGGCGAGCAGGTGCGGGGTACGTTTCATGCGGGAGGTTTCCAAAGCTGTTTCAGGGATTGTGCGCAGCGCAGTATGAACTCGATTGCCACCTGTACGACAGGCCAGGGACGCAGTTAAGCTGGATCGACCTGTTTGGAGCATATGCAAATGTTGACCCTGGAAAACCTCTTCGTCCTGATGCTGGTCGCCACGGCAGGAGCCTGGTTGTGGCACAACCACGGGTTGCGCGAAAAAGCCCTGGAGCGGGTCAAACAGCATTGCGCCAAGCTCGACCTCGAACTGCTCGACGATGCGGTCGCACTCAAGCGTATCGCCTTTGTCCGTGACGCCAACGGCCGCAAGCGCCTGGCGCGCGTCTACGCCTTCGAATTCACCGTCACCGGCGAGCAGCGCCACCCCGGTACCGTGACCCAGTTCGGCGCCCACAGCGTGCAGATCGAACTGGCGCCCTACCCGTTCGAGATCAAGACCCCGCCCCGCGCCGACAATGTCATCGAGATGCAGCAGTGGCGCCAGGAGCACAACCGCTGGCGCAACTGATCAGCTGACGCGGCATTCGCTCAACCCGGCTTGCAACGCGGGTTGCGATTGCGGCTGATCGAAAATCAGCTCGATGCGAGTATCCCTGCGCCAGTCGCTGGGCTGCCAGGTGGGCATGTCTCCATTCAGGCCATTGAATGATTGCCAACCCTCCACACTGTGGATAACCCCTTTGGCGCGTCGCCACGGCCAGGCACGCAGGAACGCCTGCAGCCGCTGTGGATAAAACTGCTGCCCGGGGTGCCAGCGCCAGCCGATGCTCCAACCCCCCTCTCCCTGCTGGGCAAGACAGATCGGCTGGCCGGGGTCCGCCCATAGCGCTGCCGGTGGATCTACAGGATTGTCGACAATCCTGTTATCCACAAACGAGCTGTCGACAATGCCCTTGGGTATAGTTGGAAGGTCCGAAAAGGGCAGCTTCCCTTGGACGGTCCAGAATATTTTCTTTCCATATAATCTGTTATTTATCAACAACTTATAATCTTCATTCACAGCCTCTGATTTGTTGAAAACAATGCTTTCAGAAGCATCGAACGCCTGCTGTTGAGCCTCCGGAAGCTGCTCGTTGCGGACCATCGACTGCGCATCCACGACCATCAGCAATGGCTGTATTGTCAGCACTCCAGCCCAAGGAGCCTGTTGTAACTGGGCAAGTAACTGCAAGGGATGACCCAGCCCGGACGGCTCGATAAACAACCGGTCAGGCCGGGATTTGCGCAGCAGCCGGCCCAGGCCCACCTGGAACGGCATGCCATTGACGCAGCACAGGCAGCCACCTGCGACCTCGCCGATGGCGATGCCGTCTTCGTCACGGCTGAGCAAGGCGGCATCCAGGCCTACCAGGCCGAATTCGTTGATCAATACAGCCCAGCGCTCATTGGCCGGGCGCTGGGCCAGCAGATGACGGATCAGGGTGGTCTTGCCGGCCCCCAACGGGCCGGCAATCACGTGGGTGGGAATGTTCTGCAGCATGGGTGGCTTCGGGCAATAGTGATGCCTCACTATGCGCCGTCATGCCAGCCAGTCAAGGCTGAGCAACAGGCGCCCCTGCTGGCCCGCGGGCGAACGGTGCACCAGGCCCGCACCTTCGTTGCCCTGCCACTTCTCACCTTTGAGCACCGCCACATCACCAGCTTGCAGGTGCTGGATGTTATCCACAGAAGGTAGGGCTGCGTGTAACTCACCACGTTGACTCCTGTGCTCTTGCAACCACTCGCTGCCCGGACCGGTATAGGTGGTGAGCAGACGCAGCGGCACGTTATCCACATGAAAGCGCGGGCACATGGGGCCAGCCAGTACCCGCAGGCGCAAACCGACCCGCCGCGCACCCACCAGGCAGGTATAAGCTGCCACCAGCCAGGTCACATCGGCCACGAATGCCTCGTAGCCGTGCAAGTCCGCCGCTTCGCGCAACAACTCGGTCAGTACCGGCATGTGCTGCTCGTCCACATCGATGACGCGCTGGTCTGCCAAGGGCTGGCCAAGGCCGACTACCAGCGTGGCAAAGTCCTCCAGCTGCGGCGGCAAACGCCGGCGCCATACCGCCAGGTTCACGCCGTCCTGCAGCACTTCGGTCAGCACCTGCGGTGTCTCGCCGAATACCTGGAAGATATCCACAGGCTTGCGTGCGGGGTTCATGCTGCCGCCTCCTCATGCCATGGGCCGAACGGATCGGGCAGACGCAACCAGCCCATGTGCCCCAAGTCCATTTCCTGATCGGTCAACAGGCATGCATCAAGTGCTGTGGATAATTTTTCGAAGTCGATGTTCTGCCCGATGAACACCAGTTCCTGGCGGCAGTCACCACTCTCGGCAGCCCAGTTTTTCATGATCGCCGCGGTGTTATCCACATCCTGTGGCCACTGCTCGCGCGGCACAAAACGCCACCAGCGGCCCGCCAGGCCATGGCGCATCATGCCGCCCGCCTGCGACCAGCTTCCGGCCTCCTGGTACTTGCTGGCCAACCAGAAAAAACCTTTCGAACGCAGCAGTCGGCCATTGCTCCAGGGCGTGTGGATAAAATCGAAGAAGCGCTGTGGATGAAGCGGACGCCGGGCCTGCCAGGTGGTGGCGGCAATGCCGTACTCTTCGGTCTCCGGCACATGCTCGCCACGTAGCTCCTGCAGCCAGCCCGGTGCCTGGGCAGCCTGGTCGAAGTCGAACAGGCCGGTATCGAGAATGCGCGCCAGCGGCACCTGGCCCATGACCATGGGCACGATCTGCGCCCGGGCATTGAGTCTGCGCAGAATGGCCATGAGCTCTTCGCGCTCGTGCTGGCTGATCAGGTCGATCTTGCTCAGCAACAGCACATCGGCGAACTCGACCTGCTCGATCAACAAGTCACTGATCGAGCGCTCGTCCTCCTCACCCAGGGTTTCGCCACGGCTGGCCAGACTGTCTGCTGCCTGGTAATCACGCAGGAAGTTCAGGCCATCGACCACGGTGACCATGGTGTCCAGCCGCGCCATGTCGGACAGGCTGCGGCCCTGTTCGTCACGGAAGGTGAAGGTCTCGGCCACCGGCAGCGGCTCCGAGATCCCGGTGGACTCGATCAGCAAATAATCGAAACGCCCTTCTTCGGCCAACCGTGCCACTTCCTCGAGCAGGTCTTCCCGCAGCGTGCAGCAGATGCAGCCATTGCTCATCTCCACCAGCTTCTCCTCGGCACGGTTGAGGCTGACGTTGCGCTGCACCTCGCTGGCGTCGATGTTGATTTCGCTCATGTCGTTGACGATGACCGCGACCCGCAGGTTGTCGCGGTTACGCAGCACATGGTTGAGCAAAGTGCTTTTGCCGGCACCAAGGAAGCCGGACAGCACGGTGACAGGGAGACGGTTGGACATGGCGAAACCTCTTCAGGCGAGCGCATTCGAAACGATGCATTGCACAATGTTATAAAGTAACAATACAATTTCGCCAAGCCCGTTCTCGACGGACGCGTGCTCCCCTTCTGTTTGGAATGCCAAATGAACCAGCTCAAGCTCCCCGACATTGCCGCCCAAACCCAGGAATATGCCTTGCCGTTGAACTGGGTGGGTATGTGCGGGATCGCCCTGCCTGTGCAGTTCGAAGGGCGCACGGCGGCTGCAACCGTCGATGCCGGTGTAAGCCTGGTAGACGGCAGCTCACGGGGTATCCATATGTCTCGGCTTTACCTTGCCCTGGCTTCCCTGGAGCATCAGCCCCTGACGCCGCTCGCCATCCGCCAACTGCTGGCTCACTTTCTGAGCAGCCACGAAGGCCTTTCTTCTGCGGCTTATCTGCGCCTGCACTTCGACCATCTGCTGAAAAGGCCAGCCCTGGTCAGCCCATTGGATGGTTGGAAAAGCTATGCGGTAACAGTCGACGCAAGGATGGAAAACGAAATGTTCCACGTGGAACTATCCGTTTCCGTGCCTTACTCGTCGACCTGCCCATGCTCGGCTGCACTTGCACGGCAGCTGATTCAGCAGCAGTTCCAGGCGCATTTCGGCGCTGAGCAGGTCGAAAAATCTGCAGTGCTGCAGTGGCTTGGCAGCGCCGAAGGCATCGTAGCGACGCCCCATAGCCAACGCAGTAGCGCACAAATCCGGGTAAGGCTGCGCAGCAATCAGCAGGTACTGCCAATCACCGAGCTGATCGACCGCATAGAAGCCAGCCTGGGGACAGCGGTACAGACCGCGGTAAAGCGCGCAGACGAGCAAGCCTTTGCCTTGGCCAACGGCCAGAACCTGATGTTCTGCGAAGACGCCGCACGACGCCTGCACAAGGCGCTACGGCAAATAGAGTGGAGCACGGCCTTCAAGCTGCGCGTGGAACATGCAGAAAGCCTGCATGCCCACGACGCTGTCGCGACCAGCCAGTGGCAATGGGATGTCAGCTGCGCGGCTTGACCGAACCGCAATCATTACCCAGCCACACGGCACGGGTGTTCATGCTGCCTTGCTGCTGAACACCCGAGGCGTTGAAGGTGCCATTGACCTGTGTGGTGAACTCCCGGTCACTGAGGAAAGTCGCCTGGCCACTGCCCTGTGCCTTGGGGCAACTGAACTGGAATTTCCACACATTGCCGGTGCGGTCGGTGATCTTCTGGGTACAACCTGACTTCGGGTCCTGCAGCGGGATATCGTTGGTTGCCACCTGTTCTGGCGTCAGGCACGAGCGCACCCCCTTGCCCCCAACAGTCACCCCCTGTTTGGCCAGCACCCCTTCCATCATCGCACGCTGCTCCGGCGGCAGGTTCTTCAACTGGCCGAGCATGAACTCCATGTCGGGTAACGGCTTGCCATCGACCTGCATGTTGCTGGTGGTCAGCTCCCACAAACCTGGCTGCAGCATCTGGGCATGCACCAGCGGGCTGCTCACACCTAGGGCCAACGCCAACAGTGGCAGACGAATCTTCATGGACGAACGCTCCTGGAAAAAAGCCGGCCAAGCGGGCCGGGCTGAGCCTTAGACGCCAAATCCACCCGCAGGTTGCAAGACGGACCGGGAACGTGTTCTGTTACTCAAGTGTACTCGGCCAGCAGGATGCATATGGACTACCACAGCCCCTACTTCTTCGGTTATCTACTCGGCCTGGTTCATCTGCTGGGTATCGTCGCCGCACTGCACGCACTGTTCACCGTGCGCACTGCCCAGGGCGCAATCGCCTGGGCGATGCCGTTGTTCTTCATCCCCTACCTCACCCTGATCCCTTACCTGATCTTCGGTGCCCGCTCGTTCTACGCCTATATCAAGGCCCGGCGACAGGCCAACCAGGAAATGCACGTGGCCATGGCCAACCTCAACTGGCGGCCTTGGGTAGAAGAAGCCCTCACCGCCCGCGAGTCGGAAAGCTATGCGGCCCTGCGCGCCATGCCCAAGCTCGGGCGCATGCCCTGCCTTGCCAACAACCAGGTGAAGCTGCTGATCGATGGCAAGGCGACATTCGATGCCATCTTCGCCGCCATCGAAAAAGCCCGCGCCGTGGTGCTGGTGCAGTTCTTCATCATCCATGACGACAGCCTGGGCAAGGCGTTGCAGCAACTGCTGCTGCGCAAAGCCGCCGAGGGGGTGCAGGTGTTCGTGCTGTACGACCGCGTCGGCAGCCATGCCTTGCCGGCCAGCTACAGCCAGCTACTGCGTGACGGTGGTGTACAGATCCATGCCTTCGCTACCCGTCGTGGCTGGTTCAACCGCTTCCAGGTGAACTTCCGCAACCACCGCAAGATCGTGGTGGTGGATGGCCTGCTCGGTTTCATCGGCGGGCATAACGTGGGCGATGAGTACCTTGGTGGCGACCCGCAGCTCTCACCCTGGCGCGACACCCATGTGCAGATCAGCGGGCCGGTGCTGGCCTGCCTGCAGGAGTCGTTCGCCGAGGACTGGTATTGGGCCGCGCGCCAGCTACCGCCGCTGATCCTGCCGGACGCCTACCCGGACAACGGCGTGCTGTGCCAAGCCTTGGCCAGCGGCCCGGCCGACCCACAGGAAACCTGCTCGCTGTTCTTTCTTGAGGCTATTCATTCAGCCACCCGGCGCGTGTGGATCACCAGCCCGTACTTCATCCCCGACGAGGCGGTGTTTGCCGCCCTGCGCCTGGCGGTACTGCGTGGGGTCGATGTGCGCGTGCTGATCCCGTCACGTCCAGACCATCGCATCGTCTATGCCGCCTCCAGTCTGTTCGCCTTCGAAGCGGTACGTGCGGGTGTACGCATGTTCCGCTATCAACCGGGCTTCCTGCACCAGAAGGTGGTGCTGGTGGATGACGATGTCAGTGCGATCGGCAGTGCCAACCTGGACAACCGCTCGTTCCGCCTGAACTTCGAGATCACCCTGCTGACGGTCGACCGCGGCTTCGCCGACCAGGTCGAGAACATGCTGATCAATGACTTTGAACAGGCACGGGAAATTACTGCAGAGGACAGCCGCGATACCCATCGGCTGCAGCAACTGGGGATGCGGATTGCGCGGCTGATTTCGCCGATTCTGTGATGCGTCTGCGCACCTCGCAAGGTATCGCGGCCCTTGTGGGAGCGGGTTTACCCGCGAAGACGTCAGTGGCTGTACCGACGCATTCGCGGGTAAACCCGCTCCCACAGGGTATGGTGTCGCGCTTGCGTGCTTGGTTGCAATTCAGCGATACAAGTCTTCACGCGTCCAGGGTAGATCATGGTGCCCATCGGCGTAGGGCTTCACGGCCAGTATCTGGTGCAGGTTGATCCAGCCCTTCTGGAAGGCATAGGCACACCCGGCCAGGTACAGGCGCCAGATGCGCAAGGTCTTCTCGGGCACTAGCGCCGCTGCCTTGTGCAACTGGTTCTCCAGGTTCTCGCTCCAGTGGTGCAAAGTCTTGGCGTAGTGCAAACGCAGGCTTTCCACGTCCACCACCTCCAGCCCCGCTTCACAGATGCTGGCGCTGATCATTGACAGGTGCGGCAGCTCGCCATGAGGGAACACGTAGCGGTCGATGAACTCGCCAGCGCCACGCCCGACCGGGCGGCCATCCACATGCTTGGCGGTGATACCGTGGTTCATCACCAGGCCCCCTTCCCTCACGGCTCCGAACAGTTTCTGGCTATACAGCGCCAGGTTGGCATGCCCGACATGCTCGAACATGCCAACGCTGACAACCTTGTCGAAGCGGCCATCCTGAGGCAGATCGCGGTAGTCGAGAATCTGCAGGTCGACCCTGTCGGCCAGCCCCTCGGCCTTGACCCGCTCGCGGCCGAGCTTGAGCTGCTCCTTGCTCAAGGTGATACCAAACACCTTGGCGCCATATTCGCGAGCAGCGAAACGCGCCAGCCCACCCCAGCCACAACCAACGTCGAGCAGGTAGTCACCGGCGTCCAGCCGCAGCTTGCGGCACAGGTGATCGAATTTGTCCTGCTGTGCCTGATCCAGCGTGTTGTCCGGCTCGCGGAAGTAGGCGCAGGAGTAGGCCATGTCCTGATCCAGCCAGAGCTGGTAGAACGCGTTGGAAACATCGTAATGGTAGGAAATGGCTTCAGCGTCGGTGCTCTTGTCATGGGCCCGCCGTTGCGGTGGGACGTTGTCCTCGTCGGTCAGTAGCGCTTCGCTCAGCTCATCACATACGCGGATGGCTTCACCAATGTCGCCTTCCAGCTCCAGCTTGCCTTCGACAAATGCCGTGCCCAGCTGGTCCATGCTCGGGTGGCTCAACTGGCTGATCAGCTGCGGCTCCTTGACCAGGATGGTGACCTGCGGGCTAGGCCCCAGATCGAACTGGTTACCGTCCCACAGTTTCAGCCGCAGCGGCAGATGCAGGCTCTGCAGTGCCGGTGGAAGTTGCGCAAGCATGAACGACCCTCCTGTCCGTATTTGGCCACGACGCCTTATATTTCGAACGTCGCCGGATCAGAGTAGTTCATTCGTGGGATGTTTCCTCTAAACCAGACCATGGTCTAGAACCGACTGATCTTATCCATACAGCAGATTGTATACAATTTTTGCATCTCAGCTTAACCTTGTGCCCCTCTTGCGCTTCTTCATCCTGGAGTTGAACCCATGAAATCCTATGACGTGGTGATCATCGGCGGTGGCCCTGGCGGCTACAACGCAGCCATCCGTGCCGGCCAGCTGGGCCTGAGCGTAGCCTGCGTGGAGGGCCGCTCGACCTTGGGTGGCACCTGCCTGAACGTGGGCTGCATGCCCTCCAAGGCGTTGCTGCATGCTTCCGAGCTGTACGAAGCCGCCAGCGGTGACGAGTTCGCCCACCTCGGTATCGAAGTCAAACCTACCCTAAACCTCGCCCAGATGATGAAACAGAAGGACGAGAGCGTGACCGGCCTGACCAAGGGCATCGAGTACCTGTTCCGCAAGAACAAGGTCGACTGGATCAAGGGCTGGGGCCGCCTGGATGGTGTCGGCAAGGTCGTGGTCAAGGCTGAGGACGGCAGCGAAACCGCATTGCAAGCCAAGGACATCGTCATTGCCACCGGCTCCGAGCCTACCCCGCTGCCGGGCGTGACCATCGACAACCAGCGCATCATCGACTCGACCGGCGCGCTGTCGCTGCCACAGGTGCCCAAGCACCTGGTCGTCATCGGCGCCGGCGTGATCGGCCTCGAGCTGGGTTCGGTATGGCGTCGCCTGGGCAGCCAGGTCACGGTCATCGAATACCTCGACCGCATCTGCCCAGGCACCGATGAAGAAACCGCCAGGACCCTGCAGAAGGCCTTGGCCAAGCAAGGCATGGTATTCAAGCTGGGCAGCAAGGTGACCCAGGCCAACGCCAGCGCCGATGGCGTGAGCCTGACCCTGGAGCCAGCCGCTGGCGGTACCGCAGAAACGCTGCAGGCTGACTACGTACTGGTCGCCATCGGTCGCCGCCCCTATACCAAAGGGCTGAACCTGGAAAGCGTGGGCCTGGAGACCGACAAGCGCGGCATGCTCGGCAACGACCACCACCGCACTGCCGTGCCGGGTATCTGGGTGATTGGCGACGTCACCTCCGGCCCGATGCTGGCGCACAAAGCCGAAGACGAAGCGGTGGCCTGCATCGAACGCATCGCCGGCAAGCCCCATGAGGTCAACTACAACCTTATCCCTGGTGTGATCTACACCCGCCCGGAGCTGGCCACCGTGGGCAAGACCGAAGAGCAGCTCAAGGCCGAAGGGCGTGCCTATAAAGTCGGCAAGTTCCCGTTCACGGCCAACAGCCGCGCCAAGATCAACCACGAGACCGAAGGCTTCGCCAAGGTCATCGCCGACGCCGAGACCGATGAAGTGCTGGGTGTGCACCTGGTGGGCCCAAGTGTCAGCGAGATGATTGGTGAGTTCTGCGTGGCCATGGAGTTCTCGGCCTCGGCGGAAGACATCGCCCTCACCTGCCACCCCCACCCCACCCGCTCCGAGGCCTTGCGCCAGGCAGCGATGAATGTGGACGGGATGGCGATGCAGATCTGATGCGAGATAGCCGTGGGCTGCATTGCAGCCCATCGCGACACAAGGCCGCTCCCACAGGGGAACGCGATTCCCTGTGGGAGCGGCCTTGTGTCGCGATGGGACGCGTGGATTTAGAGAATTAAAACTGTCGCAGAGGAGGCCCGCATCATGGGGCTCTTCCCCCATTACGAGGAAACCGCAAAGCTGTCGCAAATGGCGAAAATGCTCAGCCCACAGGTCGTGCTAGAGAATTAAAGCTGTCGCAGCCACTTACCACGCTACCTGCAGCACCATCGAGGCAGTCGCGGACCGAACGATCATTCACGATTCAGCAAGCGGAGGCTACTAGCTCGCGATCAGATCGCGCTGACCTCGTCATAGAACAGCTGGAACACAGGGTCGGTAGCCCGCAGCTCTCTCATGTCCAATTTCAAAAGCGCTTTGCTGTAGGCCTCGAAGCTCGGATAGCGTCTCCCATGCTCCCTAGTAAGCCCTAGCCAATGTCCGAGTCTGGGATGGATGATGACGGGCGCCCAATTGGTATAGGTGATGATTTCATCGAGCATCGACTTGGTGCCTTCGATATCGTTGTCACTATCCACCACAGCCAAAACCCTGACTTCGGGCTGACTCATCAGGAGGCTGTTAACGATTTTGGGAACACCGATCTTGCCCAATGCTGAAATCACCTCGATTTTCTTTGATGACGGTGAATGCTCCAGAATTCGCTGCGCGAGATGAGCCAGAACCTCTCTATCTGAGTCCCCCTCGCAGACAATAATGAGGTCAGCTGATGACGAGTCTGGTCGGCCAATCACCCTGTCTGTCATGCGATCGAAGTGAAGGCGTTCAACTGCCACTCCTTCCGTGCCAGCGCTTTCCACCAACTCGATTGCGGTCGGGTAGTACACCAATCCTTCTTCGGCAGCCTTACGCAGTTTGGCTTTCAAAATGGTCTTGAAGCCCTGTTTTCCAGCGATGGCGGCGTCTATATCCTCTTTGTTGAACAGGATCAGGTTCAGCGACTTCCCTGCTGTCAGCGCATCGACGGCATCCTCGGAATAGCCTGACATTGATATGAAGACACCAAGCGTACCAACGAGCTTACCGTCCACCTTGCCTTTAAACTGGTAAAGCGTGGAAGCAGGTATCGGATCTGCGTGCCATTTCGCTTCCAGCAGAATGAAGGTCCCGTCCAGGTAGAACGAGCCATCAATTTGCTCCCCCTTTGCTTTGTAGCTAGATCGAGGCTCTAGACCATCCGCGTCCAGTAGTCGCTTTAACACGCGCTCAAAATCGAACCCCCGCTTACGTTTCAGCGGCCCTGGGGCGTTGTCACTTAGTTGGCGAAGCTGTGCGTACTGCTCGGGGAGGGCTGGCTCCTGGCTCATGAATGCGTCCATCATTACGGGTAGGCTAGCCCCCAGTATGACGACGGCCCCTAGAGCAACGCTACCAATGGGCAAACCAGGGTTGTAACTGACTACAGCTTTGCGAAACGTTCTTCTTCATGACCATCACTTACCTCAAGCAGGAGCGGCGCACGGTCAACATGTTCGAGGCTGACCCGCAACAGCCCGCGGATGATTTCGGGCTTGCTGCTAGGGATCAGACCTAGTAGGCAGGTAGCAACTACCCCACAGCGCCACCGCCACCATAATCGCCATTAGCAAAAGCATCACAGGGGCGCCCTGAGCGCTCAACACAAAAGCTGCAGCAAATGGCCCTGCGGCCTGTGCGAGAAGCATGGGCCGCGCCAGTGCTCCCATCCGGGCGCCATATCCCTGGGGGCCAAAAAGCACCAACGGCAATGTGCCACGGGCGATGGTCAAAATCCCCATACCCGCGCCGTAAAGTGCCGCTCCAGGAAATGCCAGCCAAGGCACACCTGGGATAAACAGGCAGATGCCGATGAGGCTTACCA
This genomic interval carries:
- the pdxY gene encoding pyridoxal kinase PdxY is translated as MKRTPHLLAIQSHVVFGHAGNSAAVFPMQRIGVNVWPLNTVQFSNHTQYGQWAGEVLAPAQIPALVEGISNIGELGHCDAVLSGYLGSAEQGRAILAGVERIKAVNPKALYLCDPVMGHPEKGCIVPAEVSEFLLDEAAATADILCPNQLELDSFCGRRAQSLEDCVNMARSLLQRGPQVVLVKHLAYPGRAEDQFEMLLVTAEHSWHLRRPLLAFPRQPVGVGDLTSGLFLARVLLGDSWVQAFEFTAAAVHEVLLETQACASYELQLVRAQDRIAHPRVRFEAQLLAL
- the cls gene encoding cardiolipin synthase, coding for MDYHSPYFFGYLLGLVHLLGIVAALHALFTVRTAQGAIAWAMPLFFIPYLTLIPYLIFGARSFYAYIKARRQANQEMHVAMANLNWRPWVEEALTARESESYAALRAMPKLGRMPCLANNQVKLLIDGKATFDAIFAAIEKARAVVLVQFFIIHDDSLGKALQQLLLRKAAEGVQVFVLYDRVGSHALPASYSQLLRDGGVQIHAFATRRGWFNRFQVNFRNHRKIVVVDGLLGFIGGHNVGDEYLGGDPQLSPWRDTHVQISGPVLACLQESFAEDWYWAARQLPPLILPDAYPDNGVLCQALASGPADPQETCSLFFLEAIHSATRRVWITSPYFIPDEAVFAALRLAVLRGVDVRVLIPSRPDHRIVYAASSLFAFEAVRAGVRMFRYQPGFLHQKVVLVDDDVSAIGSANLDNRSFRLNFEITLLTVDRGFADQVENMLINDFEQAREITAEDSRDTHRLQQLGMRIARLISPIL
- a CDS encoding DUF3301 domain-containing protein — translated: MLTLENLFVLMLVATAGAWLWHNHGLREKALERVKQHCAKLDLELLDDAVALKRIAFVRDANGRKRLARVYAFEFTVTGEQRHPGTVTQFGAHSVQIELAPYPFEIKTPPRADNVIEMQQWRQEHNRWRN
- a CDS encoding DUF3617 domain-containing protein, whose protein sequence is MKIRLPLLALALGVSSPLVHAQMLQPGLWELTTSNMQVDGKPLPDMEFMLGQLKNLPPEQRAMMEGVLAKQGVTVGGKGVRSCLTPEQVATNDIPLQDPKSGCTQKITDRTGNVWKFQFSCPKAQGSGQATFLSDREFTTQVNGTFNASGVQQQGSMNTRAVWLGNDCGSVKPRS
- the folE2 gene encoding GTP cyclohydrolase FolE2; protein product: MNQLKLPDIAAQTQEYALPLNWVGMCGIALPVQFEGRTAAATVDAGVSLVDGSSRGIHMSRLYLALASLEHQPLTPLAIRQLLAHFLSSHEGLSSAAYLRLHFDHLLKRPALVSPLDGWKSYAVTVDARMENEMFHVELSVSVPYSSTCPCSAALARQLIQQQFQAHFGAEQVEKSAVLQWLGSAEGIVATPHSQRSSAQIRVRLRSNQQVLPITELIDRIEASLGTAVQTAVKRADEQAFALANGQNLMFCEDAARRLHKALRQIEWSTAFKLRVEHAESLHAHDAVATSQWQWDVSCAA
- the zigA gene encoding zinc metallochaperone GTPase ZigA: MSNRLPVTVLSGFLGAGKSTLLNHVLRNRDNLRVAVIVNDMSEINIDASEVQRNVSLNRAEEKLVEMSNGCICCTLREDLLEEVARLAEEGRFDYLLIESTGISEPLPVAETFTFRDEQGRSLSDMARLDTMVTVVDGLNFLRDYQAADSLASRGETLGEEDERSISDLLIEQVEFADVLLLSKIDLISQHEREELMAILRRLNARAQIVPMVMGQVPLARILDTGLFDFDQAAQAPGWLQELRGEHVPETEEYGIAATTWQARRPLHPQRFFDFIHTPWSNGRLLRSKGFFWLASKYQEAGSWSQAGGMMRHGLAGRWWRFVPREQWPQDVDNTAAIMKNWAAESGDCRQELVFIGQNIDFEKLSTALDACLLTDQEMDLGHMGWLRLPDPFGPWHEEAAA
- a CDS encoding CobW family GTP-binding protein, whose protein sequence is MLQNIPTHVIAGPLGAGKTTLIRHLLAQRPANERWAVLINEFGLVGLDAALLSRDEDGIAIGEVAGGCLCCVNGMPFQVGLGRLLRKSRPDRLFIEPSGLGHPLQLLAQLQQAPWAGVLTIQPLLMVVDAQSMVRNEQLPEAQQQAFDASESIVFNKSEAVNEDYKLLINNRLYGKKIFWTVQGKLPFSDLPTIPKGIVDSSFVDNRIVDNPVDPPAALWADPGQPICLAQQGEGGWSIGWRWHPGQQFYPQRLQAFLRAWPWRRAKGVIHSVEGWQSFNGLNGDMPTWQPSDWRRDTRIELIFDQPQSQPALQAGLSECRVS
- a CDS encoding DUF1826 domain-containing protein, which codes for MNPARKPVDIFQVFGETPQVLTEVLQDGVNLAVWRRRLPPQLEDFATLVVGLGQPLADQRVIDVDEQHMPVLTELLREAADLHGYEAFVADVTWLVAAYTCLVGARRVGLRLRVLAGPMCPRFHVDNVPLRLLTTYTGPGSEWLQEHRSQRGELHAALPSVDNIQHLQAGDVAVLKGEKWQGNEGAGLVHRSPAGQQGRLLLSLDWLA
- a CDS encoding acyl-CoA thioesterase gives rise to the protein MEPGNAQLSMTVLMTPDMANFSGNVHGGTLLKYLDEVAYACASRYAGSYVVTLSVDQVIFREPVHVGELVTFLASVNYTGNTSMEVGIKVVTENIRERSVRHSNSCFFTMVAVDDNRRPVPVPPRQPQSSEEKRRFLQGQQRRQIRQELEKRYQDLKTDAI